The genome window aGTTCACGTTGGGACTGGATTTCGTGCCGTCAACTTCACAAAaagcacgttgggcctggacttggtgccaccaacatcacaaaaatcacgttgggcctggatttcgtgccgccaacatcacaaaaatcaagttgggttTGGACTTGGTGCCACCAACATTACAAACATcctgttgggcctggatttcgtgccgccaaccccacaaggatcacgttgggcctggattttgtgccaccaacatcccattggatttggattttgtgcaaccaaggcaggctcgggtttaatcccactgaccaaccaatttgtcaaaggcaggctcgggtttaatcccactaaCCGACCAATttatcaaggcaggctcgggtttcatcccactgaccaatgaatggcaggatcgggtttcatcccactgaccaatttattaaggcaggctcgggtttcaTCTCACTGACCAATTTGTCAAAGGCaagctcgggtttaatcccattgACCGACCGATttatcaaggcaggctcgggtttaatcccactgacctaCCAATTATCAAGGCagactcgggtttaatcccactgaccaattcatcacactagAGCAAATCTTCGGATAGTTTTTCGAGCAAGTCCTACACagtctcttcatacatatcagcatttcttttattttgccgctagccgttgggtcagtcccactaatgagtatttcattttgcgtagccactgaacatgggtcagtcccaccggTGTGCACtccattcgggtcagtcccatgatttttaaattttgttcgggccaatcccatgattttaaatctcttattcgggccagtcccatgattttaaattttgttcgggtcagtcccatgattttaaaagtttattcgggtcagtcccatgattttaagttttattcgggtcagtcccatgattttaaattttattcgggtcgggttagtcccatgattttaaatctcttgttcgggccagtcccatgattttaaaatttattcgggtcagtcccatgattttaaattttattcgggtcagtcccatgattttaagtttattcgagtcagtcccatgattttaaattttattcgggtcagtcccatgattttaaatctctTGTTCGGACCAGtccaatgattttaagttttattcgggtcagttccatgattttaaattttattcgggtcagtcccatgattttaaatctcttgttcgggccagtcccatgattttaaattttgttcgggtcagtcccatgattttaaaagtttattcgggccagtcccatgattttaaattttattcgggtcagtcccatgattttaaattttagattttattcgggccagtcccatgtttaaaattCCTTGTTTAGGCCAGTCCTCCGAGTAGTGGCAACCGAATGACACAGGTcagcatttggtgtctacttctttgtctcaagttttttcaaaactcagacaaagaggggcaaactgtagacaccaaatttttactcgtttttgttttaattatctcaaaattttatcttagatttttttaaagcattttggacatcaaatcttttaatttagttttatttgttaattttattcatttttgcttatttgtctattaattttaagattttttgaaaaaaaaaaagagaaaagaaaaagagagaattgctcacaaaaaaattattctTTGAATTTTTAGATTCAAATTAGGAAGGtctattgtttattttgaaaaaaaaagggaaaagagaagagaaaatgaataataaaaaaaaagagaaaagatagtTCCTGCGGTTTCTGGCATTTGGTCTATTTTCATTACTGCATTTTCCGGCTCCGTTAAGATAAGGTAAGTATAGGCCATCTAGTTCCATCTAAGGGCTCCAATTCCAAACCATGATCAATGGCTAGGAGGGGGGCTGGGGCTGGAATCATTTAGGGCCATCAAGATGAGTTTTGAGGGTTTTAGGGACCTGGGGTTCCCCTATAAAAAGAAAGGCAGACGGCTAGGGTAACGGGGAGAGCAAAAGAGAGATTGGGAGAGCACCTAGTAACGGCGGAAAATCTGAAAAGAGAGAAACGAGATGACGGCTGATAAAAGAAAGGAACTAGAGAGCTAGAGAGGGTTGGCGGCGGGGTCAGGTAGACAGGCCGAGAGAGTTCTGACGGCGGAGAGGTTGAGAGGAAAAGAGGAAAGGGTTGGCGGCTGAGTGAAAGAACGGCTGAGTGAGAGTAGGGAATAGAAATCTGAGAGTTGTGACGACGAAAGAAAGAGACCAAAGAGGGGGTGACGGCTGAAAATCTAAGAGAGAAATCTGACTGGCGGCTAGGGTAGAAAGTAAGGGAGAGACACTGAAAAGAAAACTGGGGAAAGGAGTTcgaaagagagaaaaagctaCGGCTGAGTGGAAAAGGCTTGGGAGGGaaccagaaaagaaagaaggagaaaagtTTCTCCAGAAAACCTGAAAAAAAAGGGCTACCTTTCACGTCAGATCTCCTTCCGGTTTGCTTCATCTGAGCAGATCTTTGTTTCCGCACCAAGTAGGAAGTCAGAAGAGGGAATCCCGTTCAGGAAGTCCTCACGAAAGCGTCTCCAAGCACGCTGAAATGGAGGCTCGAAATCCTTACCTCGTCAGTCCGTAAAGTTGGTTCCAGGAAGCTTTAATCTTCAAGTTTTCGCACTTGGGTCTGTCCCCTTCGCGCTATATCGTGTGATTTCGTCTCTTTCAAGCATCAAAGGTGAGGCAGTTCATCTTATCCCATTTCATTTAAGCTCAGAATCACATCATACTTATCAAAAAATTGTTGTCGGATTTGTTTcctattttctttcctttctgttGTTGTTCCGCTTATTTCATAGTAGCTAGATCAGATTTTCTTACATGAGGATACGTTAAATTTCGCGTGAGAGTATGAGGTCATGTGGGTTTGTGATTGGGTGCGAATTCACGGCCTTTTCCTGCTTAGCAAGGCTGCTCCATTCAAGAAGCTTAGAAAGctgttgtttttttattttatgtcacTGCATGTTCTTGGTCTGGTTCCTCGCTTGATCTTCAAAAGTAATGTTCATAATTGGGTTGTATCAATCAAAGTGTTCAGTCGTTAAAGGATTTGAGTCCATGGGTTTTGCTTGAATCATATTTTTGTTATGTTTGTGTATGAAGGTCGGCTGCAACAGGTTTGGATTTCTGGTTTGGTTGCAACAATAAAAAATTCGATCTTTTGGGGCTGTTAAAGTTTTTTCCAAAAATGGCTTAAGCTACCTCCTGGGTTTTGTTTGTTTCATGGTATCCCATGTATGTTTTTTGCTACCGTTTCAAGTAGTAATGTGTGATATATGTTGGGCTGCAACAAGTAGTTTAATTTGCAGCAGCCATgactttcccttttctttgttcaagttttgggTCTGTTGATGTTCAATTACTATGATAGTGGGCTATAGACATGTTTGCCGTGAGTATCTTCACGTCTCTGCTGCAATTCTACATTCCCTTGTGTTATGGAGATACGGATGCTTGTAGCATTTCTTGATGCATGAAATCTCGGGTATCTTTTGCTGCTCTGTGTATGTTTGAGTCATTTTTATTGCTTTCATCTATCGAATGAAGTGTTTTAAAATTGGATTCTGTTAAGATAACAGGTTGTTAGAGTTACTATATGGACCCAACCGCATGAAATGAGCTGCAAAATTGTGGTAAATAATCGGTAATGAAGAAGAACAGCTTTTGAGGAAAACTTGCCTTTTGCATGATCTAACTTTAACTTTTGTATGGATTGAATGCTGAATGTTGCTTTTTAGCTGGTTTAGATTAAGGCTTTATTGTTTGGTTGAGAAGTTTTGATCAAAAGATTGCTTGAGGTGGAAATCAGTGTGTGGAAATGCAAGTTGCGGTGATATTTCTTGGTTGCAGAAAGTTGGTATCAGAAATATTTCCGGTTGCAAATTATTTCTCACGTAGCtgcatgaatttgcatgaaataattctcTGAAAATTGCACTCCAACCCCTTGGCTTCCAATTAATGCCgttatgacccaaccaattgaataatttcctcaatttggtctttggcagttttaattctacaacttcattggttgtttgtttcaattaattactatgctttgtttcaattgcacttaaagtcatgactttaggggctttatgaccaagtgagcttgtgtttgcctattttctttaattttctcaaataaattgataccttgaccatttcttttattttggaggataaataagtgatttcactccatttaaggcatcaactcaagggaggtataacttctttattttttttgtctctctcctatgtgatccaacgtgctaagtgagaattgcatgtctactttgctttccttatttttttcttaattcctttcattcatttcatttacttttgcttttattaagttattcttttatggggtatgtatacacctcttggcttgtaatagatagggcttgaagagcattttttttcccttccccatttgttttagttagcaaacgtaataggttcattagcttgattgcttgcttttgttgctacgtgttaagttgctttattaggctcttgcatttagtcgagcatgctaagtgttatgtgttacgtgtttataggtgattggcatgtctacttgctttctatagccatggatgaatgtgatggatgaatgcacgtcaccacactagtccaacgctagttatggctcattgttccgttttccactagtccaatgctagtaggagttcatagaaagggctagtccaatgctagacccaataggccgtcccttttggttagtacatacttgcatgtttcactacatttcatgcatttttcttagttttctagcatttggcatgctcctccaatcctttccccttcattttaggtttttgcatcctcatgctagttatagggtacatttgcttgagagtcccctttcgataagggaaacgagcgagtgtggctacaaaatagccttagcacgctggttcttccttctaatcaaaggaaaaattaaaatcatgaagttaggagtcattcccgtacccgacttgatgcattcctctaggttcatgcacttCCTCATCTTTTTATCTACatttttctcactacttatatttttctcaattcacatgccatgtttgcacatttttcctatcacttatttatttttctacctcatGAATTGCActcaattgcacttatatatttactaccatattttcatccacttgcacacaaacacctttattttctcaattggcacacacaTGCCTTGATTTTCTTacttttgcacacatgcactcttcttacatttgcacacttacactcatacttgagtcttcatttgcattgttTGTAACCTATATGAGGGCTTTCCTTACTGGCCATCACAAACtaatgtgattgggaccaaaaggcttcataagagacattttagatttaggattgcattcttCCTTtgcgcatccattagtcatatccaacatgcgatacatactttgggtagaagaattagaaaaagtagggttaagtcacgcaactagctttggctagggtaagggagtgccttagactttgcctttgccttcttccTTAcaaaatgtgacccccgatccctttctttggttacgtagacctaaaagttctttaaaatggtttatttactttttccttcaaaaaacaaaaaatcattttttgggtgacttggtacaccctaactctattccaagtggcgactccattttctattcaaaaaaccctttttgaactttatttggccaaaccgtcgcatttcacaatcccacggccttttattttcactttcacacaggttcacatacatatcctacACACTACTCACACACTAttaaaaagtggggcgcgacacggTTCTTCCGAGCTGCATGGCTGTCCCCCCCGTGGGACCACCAGCATTGGTGTTTATCACTCCCGCTAGGTTCTGGGTGTCCGGATCGGGGGAGTGGCCCCGAAGTGCGTCACGCTGCTCAGGGCGGTCGCGACTCCGGCCCTCGCCCTGACCTCCGCGGTAGGTGTGCTCCGCCTCCTGGTCAGGTCGACCTTGCCTCACGAACGCCCCAGAAAACCGCGCTGGATCAGACCTTCGATCTTCTTCCGTAGGGCCCAGCACCCCTCCGTGTCGTGCCCAACGTCGCGATGGAAAGCGCAGTACCGGTCCTGGTTCCTTTTGTTCCGGGGTGTTCCCATCTTGCGCGGGCGACCTCCCAGGCCTTCCGCCTCCATGACAGCCAAGATCTGGGCCCTGGGTCGAGTCAAGGGGGTGTAGCCTTTCTCCGGGAGTGGTGGCGGAGCAGGGGCTTGCTCCCTCGAGAGCCGGTCAAAGACGTTTTTCTTGGTCGGGCCATCCTTGCTATCGGGGGGGTTTCCCCGTCCTCTCCGATTTCTGAGCTCTCGATCTGACTCTTTCTTTAGACGGCCAGCCTCCTCCGCATTAGCGGCCGCGTGTGCCCTGGTCAAGAGCTCCTCCAGATTTCCAGGAGGTTTCTCGGCCAGCTTGTAGAAGAGCTCCTCTACCCTGAGCCCATTCATGAAGGCGACCATGACCACCTTTTCGTCTTTGTCCCTGACCTGTAAACTCTCAGCGTTGAAACAGGTCATGAAATTCTTCAGGGACTCGTCGAGCCTCTGCCTGATAGCCATTAGGTGAGTCGCGTTTTTCGAGTAAGTTTTCGAGGAAACGAACTGGGTTACGAACTATCTGGCTAGTTCAGGGAAACTCCGGATAGACCCTGGTGCTAGACCTTGGAACCAGAGCCGAGCCTTCCCCTTCAAGAACATGGGGAAGGTCTTGCAACGGATCTCATCCGCGGCTGTTTGCAGACGCATGTGCGTCAGGAAGACTGAGAGGTGGTCTTCCGGGTCGGTTGAAGCGTCATACATCTCAATGCTCGGGATCTTGAACCTCCGGAGTAGTAGGTAATCCTCTATCTCCCGGGGGAAGGGCGAGGTCGTGTAGTTGTCCTCGTACAATCGTGGCCACAGGATCTGTTCGAGTTCGTCTCGGACAGGTTTCCACTGAGGGGGGTCGCGAGGCCGGCTCTTAACAGACCGAGCAGGAGAACGCTCAAGCCCGTTCCGCGTGGGTTTTCGGGGGGAGGGGTCTCTTGGACGGCTCCCAGCGGATCGGTCGCGGGAGTATCTCTCGCTGTCTCCAACCACCGAGGCCCGTGGGCGAGGGGGAGTCCGTGGCCGTTTCCTTCTAGGGGGCTGGTCCCGCAACTCATCCTCCGAGGGGTCGGGAGGTGATTCCTTCTCCTTCGCCTTCGCCTTGGAGGTCTGCGCACCTCCAGCCCCCTCTCCCTCCTTCGCCTGCAGGATAATGTCTTCCAGCATGGGGAGGTTGTCCGTCACGAACTGGAAGATCTGCTGCCTCCGCTCCCCTGAGAGGGCTGAGCCCCCCGCACCCCGAGCCGCCTCGGCCTCCATTCGCTGGGATCCTTCGCCGGCTCCAGGGTCGGTGTTCTCTATCGTTCGGTTGGATCGCTTTCTCGCCATCAACACAGTCTTGTTTACCTTACgcttcccacagacggcgccaactgaAGAAACGCTGAGCTTCCCCGGACCGAACTGAACTGATGAGCTCGGTGTGCTGATGGGTAGAGCTGGTCCCAAGCCTGCAAGACAGACAACAGGGTGATCTAACAGGGGGCCCCGAGGTCGTCCCCGAGGGCACTctgacggtcaagttagttctCCGGTGGATGAGGTTTACGGGAATTAAGCAGCCGAGAGTAATGTGCCActagtgagcgtaccttgtgtAGGTGGTGGGCGTTACCATTTATACCAGTTCaagagtccgacctccgtacgtttcgggacTTGCCCGGGATAGCCCTTATCCCGCGCCGAGGGGGATCTCCTCTAACCTCTGCGGGATGGTCCCCTGGCCCTTCTGGAGCCCTAGTGACTATGGCCCAGGACAGTTACCAGGGGCTTGAGGTCGAGGCCCTGCTCGGCCAtacctgggctgccacgtgtctagGCCCAGGACAGGGCCTCTGCAGGGGGCATTAAAAGTTTCACCGCTTTTTGATATATTGGAACTATAATCGGCCCAACATGATTCAATAAACAAAACTTCTGTCCAATTAATCCCATAAGAGCACATACGATCAACAACAAACGACGGGCAATCAATCAAGAAAGTCTCAATGACCAATTCACCGAAGCATGCTTGGGGTTGGGGATTTCCAGAGTTTGCCCTTGAAGAGGTAAAATTGCAATTTAAGGGGAGAAAACGGCTTACAATGTTCTTGGTGAAACTTCTCAGGCGGCAATGGCAAGTTGCGGTGGTGGCTTCGTTGGCCTGAGCATCGGAGGGTTTGGGTTGGGGTGATTGACAGCCGTCGACGTGATCATGGTGGACTGATGATGAAGGTGGAGGTGGTGGAAATTGGATGAGAGCAGAGTGACGGCAGCTATGGAGATTGCACGCTGTGATGGCCGATAAGCGGCTGTTGCTCTGTATTTTCTTTGTGTCTCTTCTCTCTCACTTTGGCCGAAGCTCTCCTCCATGGTTTCTTTCCCCGAGCCGCTGTATTCTTACTTCACAGCTCCGTTTTTTCTCTTCTATCCACACCCAGAACCTAGCCGCCGCCAGGACTTTTCTTGCTCTCCCCGTTGTTGTCTGTGTTTCCTCCCTTCTTCCTGAAGCTCCCAGACCTCCCTCTTTCTCTCATTGTTTTCCTGCCCACAAAAACCCTAGCCCATTCGATTTTTCTCTCTCTGCCgttttctcctctctttttttctttccgtCTGCCCTCTGTTTCTCCGCCCCCCTCTATTTTGTAACTTCAGCCGTCATTCCCTATCTCAGCTCCCTTAGTTCTTTgccgtttttctttcttttccccgtcgctggtttttctttttgctttttcttttttcttttcttttcaaatcaacaACCTACAAGTGTCTCAATCTCCCCCTCCCTAAGTGATGTGTTGTCCCAATataaaagggacacttgtcctatTGTATATTCTCCACTTGTCTAGCATGCAAATTTCCACCTATTTCACACATTTCCCTTATTAtattttttgcatattttcttttttttttcctctttttcctttttccgaTAAAGTTTAATactaaaaactttaaaataaaaGTTAAAAGACTAATGAGCAAAatggataataaaataaaaataaaataaaataaaaaccctagaattgaaacaaataaagcaaaaaattaaattaattaaaccaataaaattaaagaatcaaaaatttggtgtctacatggaGTGtttctgtaacagccccactttcccctaaggcgaaccaaaggggtgagcggactgcctgcccaactctcgccaggactcgcgatgcagactagaactatctatagcgatccggaatttacaaacgagcgtaaacaagtcaaaatggtaaaataacccaaaataaaaaaatgaaatccggagtcggccatgaatagtaaccgacccgtcagaacccaaccgaaatagccaacaaacattcacatatgAACTTTagcatttacaaatcaaaatgacatacaaaagttttcaaaagttaatatatacacacggtttgccaaatcaaaagagaaaatgccccaaaagtacacttagggttttaatacatgagctatacaaaagatatgttcaacaagctcaatttggcagccatttgtcaaatccagaccaaaagggtttattttcctgtaagaaaaacaaaaggaacagaaaggggtgagctagcgctcaatgaggtaccaaacagatagcattaaaatcatggcatttcacgttcagcaaatcagatacacatgtcagatgtaaagcaaaggaaccaatgattcaaatcagaaggatacgggtggctctcaggagccaaatttcccagcgcagtacttgatccgaaccggttgactctccgtcaacgtatatagaaccaacgcgtccgtagacccctctttacaccgaattccgtccaccaaacacccctttaccgggcccgctcaccgtaaccgaacagaaatggtaatactcgagtataccggaatcaagggtctcaatacccaaaaatccccgaacagactaccgtggttcgttatctaatcgtccaggcccttgccggcccgactcgaataacttagtcacaggattgagctcataggtcatagaaatccgaacagatgcagacacagataacagattcagatacagatacagaatagcagattcagatagcagattcagacggcagattcagataggcactcaaaattggcatatgaacagacaagagaacgagtgtgataaagtacaccctcgtctcaacaaattaaacagattgcagagcagaaatcaagttaaacagcaatggaggggagtggtacactcaccggctcaacttcaaaagttttcacttcagattggccttaatcgccaagaaaccctaaaataatcaaaataaaccaattgaaggttttacttccagaatcgagtaaacagaatgcacatgtgaggctcgactacacgtcgtacgccttgccaattaaatactaatgcaagaatgcaaaaacatgattttcttggaaacgaaaaggtagtatgaagacctaggcgcaaacaacccaaaagcctttcattctacccaaaaggcaaatccaacttaaaggaaccaaacggcctagaaaatcgggcagcacttcccctaaatttcttacttttccagccattaaggcttcattctatcctcaaatcagtcccaacatctcacacaaaattcatctcatttctcaaaagccgttcgctaggctcaaagtggtacaagtacaaaagttagctaggaaacaaccgaaatgaaagcaagccctaaaagagactcgataacgagtcataaagccataccaattacaaccccaatagggttttataaacatatacaagcatgatagcaaaccagaaattaagaaaagggctttaacttaggccttgataagaaaaccggttttgacgtcataatgcggtaatggcacaactctcactacaattatcggatgggggtgtaagacccaccgtttcgaagatatggaacagggctacaacaatgtagaaggtcactcaatccagttcctagcccaactaggtcaaaaatgccaaacactaaaccagaatcacaaaaacaggtttgcaaaacagagaaaactgtaatcggtatatctcagtccatacaagtccaaatgccgaaattccaaaggcataagttagctaagacatccagctacattgtatcagaagacacaaacaactaaatccaaaccaattccagtcaaaatggccaataaccagtacagttttcgcattctgtccaaagcagaacagctacagtaatttcgtcataactcattctacgttaatccaaatgacctgaaattttacaggcacctcaaacacatcaatacctacaactttcatgttttgagcaaagtcaaattcggcctctaaccctatgatccaaaaccggacagaattggggatttaagaaccctaactttccattttccatccaaatccaaaattagttgcatttatccacatttcacacccactagagtcattatagtccattgccaatcatcacaaacaaccacaccatcataatccaattaaaccagaaaaatcatcataaaatggaaaacttcactaaatcacttcaaaccaagataaaaaccagaaatttcagcactcttatcactaataagcacaacataagcatcattaggtgtagtagggtgtttcaagcttcacttaccaagaaccaagagaaaggaagatgttggtcaccttaactctccaagaaaacttcactaatcaacttactaacacctaatggaaggataatatggagtagaatctagtgTAGGCAATTTATTTTGGTGGATTGAAccatatggaagcttgagagttgatgaagttcttccttcttgagcttgagagagggccggccaacacaaggtaagaaaatggtaatttttgtgaattttgagatatttaacctttggtaaaaaaagtcaaaatttggaatagtaattcttaaagtccaaccaatgagaaagtgacacttgtcacctcattaaatgcattcctatcctttctttcttctctcacatcaatcatttcacacactctacttatctcttaacacccgataaattctacacagtatccggaatttaacctaattggccgaatttttccgaacttttcgcactagtgggtcccacgtccactatttactcttaattttctaaaatttctccaatgctaagaaaatcatcttaaaactataattgctcataaaatccactaagaaaatatttctaaaccagaaaatgcagaaaacatgccattaaaggaaataaaccctaagaaaaattattagggaatttacgggttctcacactctctcccccttaaagaaatttcgccctcgaaattttcttatcaacggaatctatcaaatctaaagtacccaacggaccataccttctccatcctcagacgagtcagggacctgatgctgctctagagaatatactcgagctggtgccttcgatcccgtcccttctcctttcgtctgtccagggttgctcttggcgggttgctgagaattgggcttggtcggtggcagagtccctctccgctcgcgcaggcgagctggacagttagcaatccgatgttcagcgcttccacagcgcaagcattttccttctttcttccagcaatttgtttccgtatgacttggccctccgcaatatccacagggaccacgagtagcagtgACCGAT of Coffea arabica cultivar ET-39 chromosome 5c, Coffea Arabica ET-39 HiFi, whole genome shotgun sequence contains these proteins:
- the LOC113689216 gene encoding uncharacterized protein, translated to MAIRQRLDESLKNFMTCFNAESLQVRDKDEKVVMVAFMNGLRVEELFYKLAEKPPGNLEELLTRAHAAANAEEAGRLKKESDRELRNRRGRGNPPDSKDGPTKKNVFDRLSREQAPAPPPLPEKGYTPLTRPRAQILAVMEAEGLGGRPRKMGTPRNKRNQDRYCAFHRDVGHDTEGCWALRKKIEGLIQRGFLGRS